The genome window ACGGGAAGCGCGTCCGGGTGCCCGCCCCCTTCCTTCCCTACGCCTACCGCAAGGAGCGCCTCGCGGGCGGCTACGCGAAGGAGGAGCGCGTCACGGTGCGGCCCCTCTCGACGCTTGCGCCTGAAACGTGGTACCGCTACCACTTCCAGAACGTGCGCGGCGTCTCCGACCAATCCCGCGGCGCCCCCGCGCTTGCGACCGCGGACGACCACGTCGCGTACATCGAGCGCATCCTCATCGACGCGCCGACGTGGTACCGCCAGTTCGCGAACACCGCGCCGCTCAAGCTCCTCGTCATCGACATCGAGCAGCTCACCGACGGGCAGGGTTTCCCGACCGCGAAGAGCCCGCTCATCAGCATCGGATGGGCCGAGAGCACGGAGGGCGCGCCCCCCGGCGAGCCGGAGTGCGTCCTCGGCGACGGGAAGACCGACCGCGACATCCTGCTCGCCTTCGCGAAGAAGGTGCGGGCCTACGACCCCGACGTCATCGTCGGCTACAATGTCACAGGCTACGACCTCCCGATGATCGTGGCGCGCATGCGCGAGAACGGCCTCGACACGGGCCTCCTCTCGCGCTCGGGCGCCGCGAGCTACGAGGACGACGAGAACGAGGTCCGCATTGACGGCCGCCTCGTGTACGACGTCTTCGAGTCCGTGAAGCTCGACCAGACGCTCTTCGGCATCAAGGACCGCCGGCTCAAGACCGTCGCCGCGTGGCTCGGCTACCCGGTCGTGAAGGAGGACACGAGCGACACGCGGTCGCTCGTGGGCACGGATCGTCTCGCGGCATACAACAAGAGCGACGTCGCGCTCACGCGGTCCATCGCGAACATCTACTGGAAGAACTTCGTCGCGCTCGCGGAGTTCTACGGCGCGCCGCTCAACGTCGTGCTCCGCGCGACGCCGGCCTTCCACGTCACGGTTCTCCAGGGCCGCGTCTTCCGCCAGGCGGACCCGCCCATCGTGTCCGACGGCAAGAACAGCGAGCGGTACCGCGGCCTCTACTTCGGGCCGTCCGCGACGGAGGACGGCGACGAGGCGGGCGACGCGGGCGGGCTGCGCGAGGCGTTCGTCGGCGGCATCGTGGAGATCTACCAGCGCGGCCTCTTCACGCCCGTCTACAAGTGCGACTTCTCGTCGATGTACCCGAGCATCATGGTGTCGCTCGGCACCGGCGCGGACAACACGCGCATCATCGGCAGCGAGCCGCTCGCGCCTTTCACGGTGAAGTCGGACGGCGAGCGCCGCATCTACTCGATCCCGGACGACGGCCGCAGGATCAACCATCTCGTCGAGATCACCGGCGTCTCGCCCATGGCGAAGGAGCTCGCGAGCCTCCTCGCGCTGCGCCTCGACCTCAAGAAGCGCGCGAAGGCGACCGCGGATCCCGTCGAGAAGGAGCGGCTGAACGCGCAGCAGAACGTCATCAAGGTCGTCCTCAACAGCATCTACGGCGTGATGGCCTCGTCGTTCGCGCGCTACGGAAGCCTTCCCGTCGCGATCGCGATCGTCGGCGTCGCGCGCCGCCTCATCCGCATGGTCGAGGACGAGCTCGGCGATGCCAAGATCGAGACCGACACGGACGGCGTGTACACGGCGGCGAAGCCCGACATCGAGCGCCTGAACGCGGTCGTCGCGGACTTCGTCTCGCGCGAGCTCGGCGGCGAGAACTACACCCGCATCGAGGCCGAATCGTTCGAGGCCGGCTACTTCCACCAGCGCAAATCGTACCTCCTCCTCCACAAGGACGGTCGCGTCGAGAAGCACGGCATCGCGTTCAAGGGCTCCTCCCTCTGCGGCGTCTTCGACAAGACGCTCGACCGCGTCTCCAAGGCCCTGCTCACGGGCGGCGACGCGCGCGCCGTCGGCCGCGAGGCCTTCGACATGGCGAAGTACGACCCCGCGGACTTCGTGATGCGCGTGCGCCTCGGCAAGGATCTCGCGGACTACGCGGCCGCGAACGCGGTCGGCGCCCAGGTCGCGCGCAAGGTCCACGAGCGCACGGGCCGCATGCCGAAGAAGGGCGAGCAGCTCGAATACGTGAAGACGAGCCGCGGGTACGACGTCGTCTCGCCCGAAAGCCTCGCCGACCTCGACCTCGATTACTACAAGGGCCTCGTCGAGACCGTGCTCGAGCGGCTCGACATCGATTGGCGGCCGACGCGGCAGAGGAGCCTCATGGAGTTCTAGCGCAGGGCTGCGCCCTGCGCCGGTGGAGGCCTCGCTTCGCTCGGCCTCGGGCGGTCTTCGACCGCCCTCTTGGGGGCGCTGGCGCGCCCATCCCCGCTTTCCTGGTAGAACGGAGGGGTAGGCGCTCGCTCCGCTCGCGCTGTCCCCGCTCTCTGCGCGAGGGGCAACCGCGTCCGGTCCCGGTCCCGGTCCCGGTCCCGGTCCCGGACCCCGTCCCGACGCCCGGACCCGGGCCCGAATCCCGGTCCCGACGCCCGGACCCGGTCCCGACGCCCGGACCCGGGCCCGAATCCCGGTCCCGGTCCCGGACCCGGTCCCGACGCCCGGACCCGGGCCCGAATCCCGGTCCCGGTCCCGGACCCGGTCCCGAATCCCGGACCCGGCACCCGACGCCCGGACCCGACGCCCGGCGCCCGGTCCCGAATCCCGGTCCCGGCCCCGGACCCGGTCCCGGTCCCGGTCCCGGACCCGGCACCCGATGCCCGGACCCGACGCCCGGCGCCCGGTCCCGAATCCCGGTCCCGGACCCGGTCCGCCGCCCGGCGGTCGGCGCCCGGTCCCGACGCCCGGCACCGGCCCTCGGACGCGGGTCCCCCCAGGCGCGGCCCGGCGTCGGGGGCCCGTCCCGGCCGCCTGCGGCGGAAAGCCCGGAACCGTTGGGAGCCGCCCCAACGGGGTCCGGCATTATATAAAGTCAGGCCGCCACTCCAACGTCGTGACCCGCATGAGCCTCGGTTCGACTTCGACGGGCGCGGTTCTCGTCATCTTGGTGGCGGGACTCGTGGCCTTCGCCCCGCAAACGGCCTTCGCACAATCGACGACGATCCTCGAAGGGACGGTGACGGACGCGGAGACGGGGAAGCCCCTCGCCGCGTACATCCGCGTCTCGAGCTGGCAGGGCGAGACCGCCGACAACCGCCATTATGACGAAACCAAGACGGACGAGAACGGGGTGTTCCGGATCGAGGTTCCGGGAGACCGGGGCCATCTGCAGGTGGTCGCGGCCGACCAGGCCCACCACACGTACGATCTGAAGTGGTCGGCAAGCGACGCCGCCGCGCCTCTTGCGATCGCGCTGAAGCCGTTCCCGCCGAAGGACGCGGTCGTCTCGGGCGTCGTCGTGGACGCCGTGACGGGCAAGCCGATCGCCGGCGCGCACGTCTCGATCTCGCCCGACTGGTCGACGAAGCGCGGCGAGCCCGCGACGCCGCCCGAAGCGGCGCTCGTGGACCCCGCGGCGGGATCCGAGAAGCCCGCGTCGGAGCCGATCCGATGCTGCGCCGAATATCCCTCGGACCACGCGTCCATGACGACGGGCGAGGACGGGCGCTACCGCTTCGCGGTGTATGCGGGCGCCCACCAGATCGCCGTCTCCGCCTCGAACTACGCCTACCTCCACGAGAAGGTGACGCTCGCCGAGGGCGACGAGAAGGCGCTCGACCTCGCCCTCGAGCCGGTGCCGAAGGAGACGGTCGTGGTCCGCGGCGTCGTGCGCGACGCGTCGACCGGGCTCCCGATCGAGAACGCGCACGTGTCGATCCAGAACCTTGAATGGAGCCGCTGGAACGGCACGCAGACCGACCGCCTCGGGCGCTTCGAGATCCGCACGCTGCCCGGCTTCACCCAGATCTCGGTCCACAGCTGGGGCGTCGGGCGGGTCACCCTCGAAGCGACCGACGCGACGGCTTCGGACGACATCGCGGTCGGCGAGGGCGAGGTCGCGGCGACCCGCGTCGCGGCGCCCGGCATCATGCCCGCGCCCTCGGGCGGACCCGCGTACTACACGTGGATCCTCTCGCTGCGCCTCGAGTCGGGCGAGCGCGAGATCACGATCGACCTCAAGCCGAAGCCCGCCCCCAGCATCCCGCTCGTGGGCTACATCGTGGACGGCGCCACGAAGAAGGCGATCCCGCACGCCTGGATCAACATCCAGAACGAGGACACGGGCGAATGGGGCCATGCGCAGGCCGACAAGGACGGGAGCTACAAGATCCTCGTGCGCCCCGGCTACCACATCGTGAACGCGCACGCGGACGGTTACTTCCAGAAGACCGTCATCCGCGAGATCGAGAAGGGCGAGGGCGCGGTGCGCTTCGACGTCGTGCTCGAGCCGGGCACGCCGAAGTACGCGCCGTACCCGTACTACGCGGTCTCGGATGCGAGCGTCGGCCACGAGACCCGCGAGAAGTCCACCGCGGGCGGCGTCTCGGACGCGCCCTCGGCGCCCTCGAACGACCTCGCGCGCGCCTCGGGGGACGGGGCGACCCGCCAGGGAGCGGCCTCCTACCAGGGCGGCGCCGGCAACCTCGGCCCGTACGATCCGGACGCGGCGCCCGGCAAGCTCCCGGGGAAGCCCCTCCCGACCCCCGGGCTCGCGGGCGTCGCCGCCGTCGCGGTCCTCGCGATCGCGGCCCTCGCGCTCCACCGGAAGCACCGGTAAGGGCGCGCGCGGAAGGCGACACCTTCATGGCGTCGCCTTCCGCTTCTCCTTTTCATGGGATGCAACTGCCAAGCCTCTTACAGCGTGAGCGGCGACGCTGTCGAGCGGTGGATGACGATCTACGAGAATGGACGGCTCGCGAGCGAGAGCCTCGTGAGGATTCCCCTTGCGGCGTGATTGACCCAATCTTGGACGACAAACGGGAAAGCGTCGCGCGCGCATGACCGATCGCAACGAACCTCGTCGGGGCCTGGACGCGGCGCGATCATGGACGGCCGCTTTTTCCAGGTCCCGGTTTTCCGCCCGAGCGCGAGCCTCACGGGAGCGTCGGCGGGTCGTCGAGCGACCCGAGCGCCCCGGGATCGAGGGGAAGCGACGGCGTG of Candidatus Thermoplasmatota archaeon contains these proteins:
- a CDS encoding DNA polymerase domain-containing protein; translation: MQVPLAAFRTVSQEAQFVDLWTNGKRVRVPAPFLPYAYRKERLAGGYAKEERVTVRPLSTLAPETWYRYHFQNVRGVSDQSRGAPALATADDHVAYIERILIDAPTWYRQFANTAPLKLLVIDIEQLTDGQGFPTAKSPLISIGWAESTEGAPPGEPECVLGDGKTDRDILLAFAKKVRAYDPDVIVGYNVTGYDLPMIVARMRENGLDTGLLSRSGAASYEDDENEVRIDGRLVYDVFESVKLDQTLFGIKDRRLKTVAAWLGYPVVKEDTSDTRSLVGTDRLAAYNKSDVALTRSIANIYWKNFVALAEFYGAPLNVVLRATPAFHVTVLQGRVFRQADPPIVSDGKNSERYRGLYFGPSATEDGDEAGDAGGLREAFVGGIVEIYQRGLFTPVYKCDFSSMYPSIMVSLGTGADNTRIIGSEPLAPFTVKSDGERRIYSIPDDGRRINHLVEITGVSPMAKELASLLALRLDLKKRAKATADPVEKERLNAQQNVIKVVLNSIYGVMASSFARYGSLPVAIAIVGVARRLIRMVEDELGDAKIETDTDGVYTAAKPDIERLNAVVADFVSRELGGENYTRIEAESFEAGYFHQRKSYLLLHKDGRVEKHGIAFKGSSLCGVFDKTLDRVSKALLTGGDARAVGREAFDMAKYDPADFVMRVRLGKDLADYAAANAVGAQVARKVHERTGRMPKKGEQLEYVKTSRGYDVVSPESLADLDLDYYKGLVETVLERLDIDWRPTRQRSLMEF
- a CDS encoding carboxypeptidase-like regulatory domain-containing protein; the encoded protein is MSLGSTSTGAVLVILVAGLVAFAPQTAFAQSTTILEGTVTDAETGKPLAAYIRVSSWQGETADNRHYDETKTDENGVFRIEVPGDRGHLQVVAADQAHHTYDLKWSASDAAAPLAIALKPFPPKDAVVSGVVVDAVTGKPIAGAHVSISPDWSTKRGEPATPPEAALVDPAAGSEKPASEPIRCCAEYPSDHASMTTGEDGRYRFAVYAGAHQIAVSASNYAYLHEKVTLAEGDEKALDLALEPVPKETVVVRGVVRDASTGLPIENAHVSIQNLEWSRWNGTQTDRLGRFEIRTLPGFTQISVHSWGVGRVTLEATDATASDDIAVGEGEVAATRVAAPGIMPAPSGGPAYYTWILSLRLESGEREITIDLKPKPAPSIPLVGYIVDGATKKAIPHAWINIQNEDTGEWGHAQADKDGSYKILVRPGYHIVNAHADGYFQKTVIREIEKGEGAVRFDVVLEPGTPKYAPYPYYAVSDASVGHETREKSTAGGVSDAPSAPSNDLARASGDGATRQGAASYQGGAGNLGPYDPDAAPGKLPGKPLPTPGLAGVAAVAVLAIAALALHRKHR